In a single window of the Lasioglossum baleicum chromosome 10, iyLasBale1, whole genome shotgun sequence genome:
- the LOC143212754 gene encoding uncharacterized protein CXorf65 homolog isoform X2 has protein sequence MTSIITIKYAGIDEIEHVLLVNINCPLKLILNYIRSAVGLNETDEFDLCDEEHCHLKNVSFYEPHASGLNIFQIDLTYLIVIFERDANGTIINVVPLIKGKAAKRCTDIIMKSQITQKNSSSVKSTLKKNHNRNKAAN, from the exons ATGACATCGATCATCACCATCAAATACGCAG GAATCGATGAGATTGAACACGTCCTCTTGGTGAACATCAACTGTCCGCTGAAACTGATACTAAATTACATTAGAAGCGCTGTGGGATTGAATGAAACGG ACGAATTCGACTTATGCGACGAAGAGCATTGCCATCTGAAAAACGTGTCGTTCTACGAGCCTCACGCGTCTGGTTTGAACATTTTCCAAATAGATTTAACTTATCTCATAGTGATCTTTGAAC GGGACGCGAACGGTACAATCATAAACGTTGTACCACTTATAAAGGGAAAGGCTGCGAAAAGATGCACCGACATAATAATGAAATCCCAAATCACGCAGAAGAACAGCTCATCCGTTAAATCTACATTAAAGAAGAACCATAACAGAAATAAAGCTGCGAACTAG
- the LOC143212754 gene encoding uncharacterized protein CXorf65 homolog isoform X1 produces MRYIYISWEYPGIDEIEHVLLVNINCPLKLILNYIRSAVGLNETDEFDLCDEEHCHLKNVSFYEPHASGLNIFQIDLTYLIVIFERDANGTIINVVPLIKGKAAKRCTDIIMKSQITQKNSSSVKSTLKKNHNRNKAAN; encoded by the exons ATGAGATATATCTATATATCGTGGGAATACCCAGGAATCGATGAGATTGAACACGTCCTCTTGGTGAACATCAACTGTCCGCTGAAACTGATACTAAATTACATTAGAAGCGCTGTGGGATTGAATGAAACGG ACGAATTCGACTTATGCGACGAAGAGCATTGCCATCTGAAAAACGTGTCGTTCTACGAGCCTCACGCGTCTGGTTTGAACATTTTCCAAATAGATTTAACTTATCTCATAGTGATCTTTGAAC GGGACGCGAACGGTACAATCATAAACGTTGTACCACTTATAAAGGGAAAGGCTGCGAAAAGATGCACCGACATAATAATGAAATCCCAAATCACGCAGAAGAACAGCTCATCCGTTAAATCTACATTAAAGAAGAACCATAACAGAAATAAAGCTGCGAACTAG